A single window of Candidatus Rokuibacteriota bacterium DNA harbors:
- a CDS encoding multicopper oxidase domain-containing protein, translated as MGTAQVSKQSFSRREFLGTSGRVGLGALALAVGGEALLPRQGGAAQRKGAGGLREISLEAREITWELTQGKRIKAMAYNGQIPGPELRLKEGERVRIVLKNSLPEPTTIHWHGVDVPNPMDGVPGITQKAVQPGETFVYEFEATPPGTRWYHTHFQEHRQLDLGLYAPLIIEPSGGNPFPFDREYTLVLDDWATGTGTAVARSTEGTAGGRGGMGGMMGGMM; from the coding sequence ATGGGAACAGCGCAAGTGAGCAAACAATCGTTTTCGCGCCGCGAGTTCCTGGGGACGTCAGGCCGCGTCGGGCTCGGGGCTCTGGCCCTCGCGGTCGGGGGCGAGGCCTTGCTTCCGCGCCAGGGCGGCGCGGCACAGCGCAAAGGCGCGGGCGGACTGCGCGAGATCTCCCTGGAGGCGCGCGAGATCACGTGGGAGCTGACCCAGGGCAAGCGCATCAAGGCCATGGCCTACAACGGCCAGATTCCAGGGCCGGAGCTGCGTCTCAAGGAAGGCGAGCGCGTGCGGATCGTCCTAAAGAACTCGCTGCCGGAGCCGACGACCATCCACTGGCACGGGGTGGATGTCCCAAACCCGATGGATGGGGTGCCGGGGATCACGCAGAAGGCGGTTCAACCCGGAGAGACGTTCGTTTACGAGTTTGAGGCTACGCCACCCGGCACCCGCTGGTATCACACCCACTTCCAGGAACACCGGCAGCTCGATCTGGGCCTCTATGCGCCCCTGATCATCGAGCCGTCGGGTGGCAACCCCTTCCCCTTCGACCGCGAGTACACCCTGGTCCTCGACGACTGGGCGACGGGGACGGGAACCGCTGTGGCCAGGAGCACGGAGGGGACGGCGGGCGGGCGCGGCGGCATGGGCGGGATGATGGGAGGCATGATG